A genomic segment from Glycine soja cultivar W05 chromosome 20, ASM419377v2, whole genome shotgun sequence encodes:
- the LOC114403890 gene encoding linamarin synthase 1-like, giving the protein MGVSRSQKPHVVCVPFPAQGHVNPFMQLSKLLLCTGFHITFVNTEFNHKRLVKSLGQEFVKGQPHFRFETIPDGLPPSDKDATQSIAALCDATRKHCYEPLKELVKKLNASHEVPLVTSIIYDGLMGFAGKVARDLDISEQQFWTASACGLMGYLQFDELVERGIIPFQDESFTTDGSLDTNLDWISGMKNMRIRDCPSFVRTTTLDETSFICFGIEAKTCMKSSSIIINTIQELESEVLNALMAQNPNIYNIGPLQLLGRHFPDKDKGFKVSGSNLWKNDSKCIQWLDQWEPSSVIYVNYGSITVMSEDHLKEFAWGLANSNLPFLWIKRPDLVMGESTQLPQDFLDEVKDRGYITSWCPQEQVLSHPSVGVFLTHCGWNSTLEGISGGVPMIGWPFFAEQQTNCRYICTTWGIGMDIKDDVKREEVTTLVKEMITGERGKEMRQKCLEWKKKAIEATDMGGSSYNDFHRLVKEVLHNDVV; this is encoded by the exons atgggcGTTTCTCGTTCTCAAAAGCCTCATGTTGTTTGTGTGCCATTCCCAGCACAAGGCCACGTGAACCCTTTTATGCAACTAAGCAAACTCCTTCTTTGCACCGGTTTCCACATAACCTTTGTGAACACCGAGTTCAACCACAAGCGTTTGGTGAAGTCTCTTGGACAAGAATTTGTCAAGGGACAACCTCATTTTCGATTTGAGACCATACCAGATGGGTTGCCTCCATCTGACAAAGATGCAACACAAAGCATTGCAGCATTGTGTGATGCAACTAGAAAACATTGTTATGAGCCACTCAAAGAGCTTGTGAAGAAGCTCAATGCTTCACATGAAGTGCCTTTGGTTACCTCTATCATCTATGATGGGCTAATGGGCTTTGCAGGGAAAGTGGCAAGGGATTTGGACATTTCTGAACAACAATTTTGGACAGCCTCAGCTTGTGGTTTAATGGGATACTTGCAATTTGATGAGCTTGTCGAAAGAGGCATTATTCCCTTCCAAG ATGAAAGTTTCACTACTGATGGGTCATTGGATACAAATCTAGACTGGATATCTGGAATGAAAAATATGCGAATCAGAGATTGTCCAAGTTTCGTGAGAACTACCACTCTAGATGAAACCAGTTTTATTTGCTTTGGTATAGAAGCAAAAACCTGCATGAAATCATCTTCAATCATAATTAACACCATCCAAGAATTGGAAAGTGAAGTTCTCAATGCCCTTATGGCTCAGAAcccaaatatatataacattggtCCACTTCAATTGTTAGGAAGGCATTTTCCTGATAAAGACAAGGGCTTCAAGGTGAGTGGGTCAAATCTTTGGAAAAATGACTCAAAATGTATCCAATGGCTAGACCAATGGGAACCTTCCTCAGTCATATATGTGAATTATGGAAGTATTACTGTGATGTCCGAGgatcatttgaaagaatttgctTGGGGACTAGCAAATAGCAATTTACCATTTTTGTGGATAAAAAGGCCAGATTTGGTAATGGGTGAGTCCACACAATTGCCACAAGACTTCTTAGATGAGGTTAAAGATAGAGGATACATAACAAGTTGGTGCCCCCAAGAGCAAGTGCTGTCTCATCCATCAGTTGGGGTTTTCCTAACTCATTGTGGCTGGAATTCTACACTAGAAGGTATAAGTGGGGGTGTCCCTATGATAGGTTGGCCTTTCTTTGCTGAACAACAAACAAATTGCAGGTACATATGCACAACTTGGGGGATAGGAATGGATATTAAAGATGATGTAAAAAGGGAGGAGGTGACAACACTTGTGAAAGAAATGATAACCGGAGAAAGGGGGAAGGAAATGAGACAAAAGTGTCTGGagtggaaaaagaaagcaatagAAGCCACTGATATGGGAGGATCATCATATAATGATTTCCATCGATTAGTGAAGGAGGTTCTTCACAATGATGTTGTTTGA